The proteins below are encoded in one region of Limnohabitans sp. 63ED37-2:
- a CDS encoding alpha/beta fold hydrolase produces MNLPRRNVWLAAVSTLLLSACASILPTAGSDTPPVVFVHGNGDTAALWQSTLWRFESNGWPRDRLHAIDVPYPLARDADNKPQAGRTSTAEHMAFLRDEVQAVLKRTGASQVVLVGNSRGGNAIRNFICNGGGQNLVSPAVLGGTPNHGVQAIPGVNEANEFSGTGPFLSQLNAPKNAQGDEVCGTVRWMTIRSDNNDKFAQPDGLWIGLKGKSTHVTFAGPELKGATNVVIPRIDHRETSYSAAAFEATYRFITGRTPDFGIKTESIMVLNGKVVGLGLNPLDAQSGNFVNNLPLAGANLDVYEVDPLTGQRKGTAVHQKTVGADGLWGPFKGQSTAVYEFVISAKGYATTHIYRSAFPRSSDIVHIKPERMAEADRAAQSVVTFVRPRGYFDPQRDQMRLDGQATLPGVPPGAGVASSKLRLNDKTQRTVAGQFNGENVVGLTWPLAEGRTTVLELTY; encoded by the coding sequence ATGAACTTGCCTCGCAGAAACGTTTGGCTGGCTGCTGTTTCCACCCTTTTGCTGAGTGCCTGCGCCAGCATCTTGCCCACGGCCGGGTCCGACACGCCCCCTGTGGTCTTTGTGCACGGCAATGGCGACACGGCAGCCTTGTGGCAAAGCACCCTGTGGCGCTTTGAATCGAACGGTTGGCCGCGCGATCGCCTGCATGCCATCGATGTGCCCTATCCCTTGGCGCGAGACGCCGACAACAAGCCCCAAGCGGGCCGAACCTCCACCGCCGAGCACATGGCCTTTTTGCGCGACGAGGTGCAAGCGGTCTTGAAGCGCACGGGGGCCAGCCAGGTGGTGTTGGTCGGCAACTCGCGGGGTGGCAATGCGATTCGCAACTTCATCTGCAACGGTGGGGGACAAAACCTGGTCAGCCCAGCGGTGCTGGGCGGCACACCCAACCATGGTGTTCAGGCCATACCCGGGGTCAATGAGGCCAATGAGTTCTCAGGCACCGGGCCTTTCCTGAGCCAGCTCAATGCGCCCAAAAATGCACAAGGTGACGAAGTCTGTGGGACGGTCCGATGGATGACCATCCGCTCGGACAACAACGACAAATTTGCCCAGCCCGACGGCCTGTGGATTGGCTTGAAAGGCAAGTCCACCCACGTGACTTTTGCCGGTCCGGAGCTCAAGGGCGCAACCAATGTGGTGATCCCTCGCATTGACCACCGGGAGACCTCTTATTCGGCGGCGGCTTTTGAGGCCACTTACCGTTTCATCACGGGCCGCACGCCAGATTTTGGCATCAAAACCGAGTCCATTATGGTTTTGAATGGCAAAGTGGTGGGTTTGGGTTTGAATCCGCTAGACGCCCAAAGTGGCAACTTTGTGAACAATTTGCCCCTGGCTGGAGCCAACCTAGACGTTTATGAGGTTGATCCACTGACAGGCCAGCGCAAGGGGACTGCCGTGCACCAAAAAACGGTGGGCGCCGATGGGCTGTGGGGACCTTTTAAAGGCCAATCAACAGCGGTCTACGAGTTTGTCATCTCGGCCAAGGGATACGCCACCACACACATCTACCGCAGCGCGTTCCCGCGCTCCAGCGACATCGTGCACATAAAGCCTGAGCGGATGGCTGAGGCTGATCGGGCCGCGCAGTCTGTGGTCACTTTTGTGCGCCCGCGCGGTTATTTCGACCCTCAACGGGACCAGATGCGTTTGGACGGACAAGCCACCCTGCCGGGTGTACCCCCGGGGGCGGGTGTGGCCAGTTCCAAGCTGCGCCTGAACGACAAAACCCAGCGCACCGTGGCCGGGCAATTCAACGGTGAAAACGTGGTGGGCTTGACTTGGCCCTTGGCAGAGGGCCGCACCACGGTGCTGGAGTTGACTTACTGA
- the lgt gene encoding prolipoprotein diacylglyceryl transferase, producing MLIHPQIDPVALQLGPLAIHWYGLTYLAAFGLFFWLGVRRLGHAPFKHLPEWQNRDVEDILFLGVLGVILGGRVGYCLFYKPAYYLSNPLEIFAIWQGGMSFHGGLLGVMLAMVWFARTRQRPFLQVMDFVAPCVPTGLAAGRVGNFLNGELWGRVADPTLPWGMVFRGAGDLPRHPSQLYQIALEGLLLFVLLWWFARKDRPTGQVSGAFLLGYGFFRFVAEFFREPDAHLGLLSLGMSMGQWLCVPMMLGGVALWALSSRKTS from the coding sequence ATGCTGATCCACCCACAAATTGACCCCGTCGCCCTGCAGTTGGGGCCCTTGGCCATCCACTGGTATGGCCTGACTTATTTGGCCGCCTTTGGCCTGTTTTTCTGGCTGGGCGTGCGGCGCTTGGGCCATGCGCCTTTCAAACACCTGCCGGAATGGCAAAACCGCGATGTGGAAGACATCCTGTTTTTGGGTGTGCTCGGTGTGATTTTGGGTGGCCGCGTGGGTTATTGCCTGTTTTACAAACCCGCTTATTACCTGTCCAACCCGCTCGAAATCTTCGCCATATGGCAGGGGGGGATGAGTTTCCATGGCGGTTTGCTGGGTGTGATGCTGGCCATGGTTTGGTTTGCCCGCACCCGCCAGCGCCCCTTCTTGCAGGTCATGGACTTTGTCGCGCCGTGTGTGCCCACGGGACTCGCAGCCGGTCGGGTGGGCAATTTTCTCAATGGCGAGCTGTGGGGCCGGGTGGCCGATCCCACGCTGCCGTGGGGCATGGTGTTCCGTGGGGCGGGCGATTTGCCGCGTCACCCTTCGCAGCTCTACCAAATCGCGCTGGAAGGCTTGCTGCTGTTTGTGTTGTTGTGGTGGTTTGCCCGAAAGGACCGCCCAACTGGGCAGGTGTCCGGGGCTTTTTTGCTGGGCTACGGTTTTTTCCGTTTCGTGGCCGAATTCTTCCGCGAACCCGATGCGCACCTGGGCCTCTTGAGCCTGGGCATGAGCATGGGGCAGTGGCTGTGTGTGCCCATGATGCTGGGTGGCGTGGCTTTGTGGGCCTTGTCATCGCGCAAAACCAGCTGA
- the ilvD gene encoding dihydroxy-acid dehydratase produces the protein MSDKIIPITPINSRSANITEGKSRAPNRSMYYAMGYEQSDFVKPMVGVANGHSTITPCNSGLQKLADAAIEGIEAAGGNAQVFGTPTISDGMAMGTEGMKYSLVSREVIADCVETCVQGQWMDGVLVVGGCDKNMPGGLMGMLRANVPAIYVYGGTILPGRYQGKDLNIVSVFEAVGENAAGKLSDEDLLEIEKRAIPGTGSCGGMYTANTMSSAFEALGISLPYSSTMANVHDEKVESAKESARVLVEAIRKGIKPRDIVTRKAIENAVAVIMATGGSTNAVLHFLAIAHCAGVEWSIDDFERIRQRTPVLCDLKPSGKALAVDLHKAGGIPQVMKLLLNAGLLHGDCITITGQTIAEVLKDVPDAPPEQSVIHTIENAMYKQGHLAILKGNLSPEGAVAKITGLKNPVITGPARVFDDEQSALEAILAGKIQAGDVMVLRYLGPKGGPGMPEMLAPTGALIGAGLGESVGLITDGRFSGGTWGMVVGHVAPEAAAGGTIAFVKEGDSITIDAHQLILELNVPEAELAKRREGWKAPEPRYTRGVQAKFAFNASSASKGAVLDLY, from the coding sequence ATGAGCGACAAAATCATCCCGATCACCCCCATCAACAGCCGCAGCGCCAACATTACCGAGGGCAAATCCCGCGCCCCCAACCGCTCGATGTACTACGCCATGGGCTATGAACAGAGCGATTTCGTCAAACCCATGGTGGGCGTGGCCAACGGTCACAGCACCATTACCCCCTGCAACAGCGGTCTGCAAAAATTGGCCGATGCAGCCATTGAGGGCATCGAAGCCGCCGGGGGCAACGCCCAGGTGTTTGGCACCCCCACCATTTCGGACGGTATGGCCATGGGCACCGAAGGCATGAAGTATTCGCTGGTGTCCCGTGAGGTGATCGCCGACTGCGTGGAAACCTGCGTGCAAGGCCAGTGGATGGACGGCGTGCTGGTGGTGGGCGGTTGCGACAAGAACATGCCCGGCGGCCTGATGGGCATGCTGCGCGCCAACGTGCCCGCCATTTATGTGTATGGCGGCACCATTTTGCCAGGCCGCTACCAGGGCAAAGACCTGAACATCGTGAGCGTGTTTGAAGCTGTGGGCGAAAACGCTGCGGGCAAGTTGAGCGACGAAGACCTGCTTGAGATCGAAAAGCGCGCGATTCCCGGCACCGGCTCGTGCGGTGGCATGTACACCGCCAACACCATGTCTTCGGCTTTCGAGGCGCTGGGTATTTCTTTGCCCTATTCGTCCACCATGGCCAACGTGCACGACGAAAAAGTCGAGTCGGCCAAAGAGTCGGCCCGCGTTCTGGTGGAAGCCATCCGCAAAGGCATCAAGCCGCGCGACATCGTGACCCGAAAGGCCATTGAAAATGCCGTGGCCGTGATCATGGCCACCGGGGGTTCAACCAATGCGGTTTTGCACTTTTTGGCCATCGCGCACTGCGCGGGCGTGGAGTGGAGCATCGACGATTTCGAACGCATCCGCCAACGCACACCCGTTTTGTGCGACCTCAAACCCAGTGGCAAGGCCCTGGCGGTCGATTTGCACAAGGCAGGCGGTATTCCTCAGGTCATGAAACTCTTGCTCAATGCGGGTTTGCTGCACGGCGACTGCATCACCATCACAGGCCAAACCATTGCCGAGGTGCTCAAGGATGTGCCCGACGCCCCGCCCGAGCAAAGCGTCATCCACACCATCGAGAACGCCATGTACAAACAAGGCCACTTGGCCATCCTCAAGGGCAACCTGTCGCCCGAGGGTGCCGTGGCCAAGATCACTGGCCTGAAAAACCCGGTCATCACGGGTCCTGCCCGTGTGTTCGACGACGAGCAATCGGCCCTTGAAGCCATTTTGGCGGGCAAGATCCAAGCCGGTGACGTGATGGTTTTGCGTTACCTTGGCCCCAAAGGCGGCCCGGGCATGCCCGAAATGCTGGCCCCCACAGGTGCCCTGATCGGTGCCGGTCTGGGCGAAAGCGTGGGCCTGATCACCGACGGCCGCTTCTCTGGTGGCACTTGGGGCATGGTGGTGGGTCACGTCGCACCCGAAGCGGCCGCAGGCGGGACCATCGCTTTTGTGAAAGAAGGCGACAGCATCACCATCGATGCACACCAGCTGATCCTTGAGCTCAACGTGCCCGAAGCCGAATTGGCCAAGCGCCGCGAAGGCTGGAAAGCCCCTGAGCCCCGCTACACCCGTGGTGTCCAGGCGAAGTTCGCTTTCAACGCATCGAGCGCCAGCAAAGGCGCTGTGCTCGACCTGTATTGA
- a CDS encoding GlcG/HbpS family heme-binding protein, translating to MKTQSCLELSDVKAIAAAAEAEALKNNWAVSIAIVDMGGHLLHFARLDGAPPVSAHIAPSKAHTAALGRRESKVYEDVINGGRTSFLSAPAIQGMLEGGVPIMKDGFCLGAVGVSGVKSNEDAQIAKAGIAAIGL from the coding sequence ATGAAAACACAATCCTGCCTTGAACTGTCCGATGTCAAAGCCATTGCCGCTGCGGCCGAAGCCGAAGCCCTGAAAAACAACTGGGCGGTCAGCATCGCCATCGTCGACATGGGCGGTCATTTGCTGCACTTCGCCCGTCTGGACGGTGCCCCACCAGTGTCCGCGCACATTGCGCCGTCCAAAGCACACACCGCGGCCTTGGGTCGTCGTGAGAGCAAGGTCTATGAAGATGTGATCAACGGTGGCCGCACCTCATTTTTGTCTGCTCCCGCCATCCAAGGCATGCTCGAAGGCGGCGTGCCGATCATGAAAGACGGCTTTTGCCTGGGCGCGGTGGGTGTGAGTGGTGTCAAGTCGAACGAAGACGCGCAAATTGCCAAAGCCGGTATTGCCGCCATCGGTCTTTGA
- a CDS encoding Bax inhibitor-1/YccA family protein → MSDLRTLNSADWGHVDLAARNRVLRNTYWLLALSMLPTVLGAWVGVSTGITQSLTGFMGLVVFLGGAFGFMFAIEKTKNSAAGVPVLLAFTFFMGLMLSRMIAMVLGFKNGADLVMTAFAGTAGVFFVMASLASVIKRDLSGMGKWLFVGAMVLMVGGIINVFVGSTAGMLVLSTLAIGIFSAFLLYDLKRILDGGETNYISATLALYLSVFNIFQSLLALLGIMGGERD, encoded by the coding sequence ATGAGCGACCTTCGCACCCTCAATTCCGCTGACTGGGGCCATGTGGACCTGGCGGCTCGCAACCGCGTTCTGCGCAACACCTATTGGCTGCTGGCCCTGAGCATGCTGCCCACTGTGCTGGGTGCTTGGGTCGGTGTGAGCACAGGGATCACCCAGTCACTCACAGGTTTTATGGGCTTGGTGGTGTTCTTGGGCGGCGCCTTCGGTTTCATGTTCGCCATCGAGAAAACCAAAAACTCCGCTGCCGGCGTCCCCGTGCTGCTGGCTTTTACCTTCTTCATGGGTCTGATGCTCTCGCGCATGATCGCCATGGTGCTCGGCTTCAAAAACGGTGCTGACCTGGTGATGACCGCCTTTGCGGGCACCGCAGGCGTGTTCTTTGTCATGGCCAGCCTGGCCAGCGTCATCAAGCGTGATCTGTCCGGCATGGGCAAATGGCTTTTTGTTGGCGCCATGGTCCTGATGGTGGGCGGCATCATCAACGTGTTTGTGGGCTCCACTGCAGGCATGCTGGTCCTCTCGACCTTGGCCATTGGCATCTTCAGCGCCTTCTTGCTGTACGACCTCAAGCGCATCTTGGATGGCGGCGAGACCAACTACATCAGCGCCACCTTGGCCCTGTACCTGAGCGTGTTCAACATCTTCCAAAGCCTGCTGGCCCTGCTGGGCATCATGGGCGGTGAACGCGACTGA
- the rlmD gene encoding 23S rRNA (uracil(1939)-C(5))-methyltransferase RlmD → MSDPDISLSQAHADEPSHSSADLPEGWLRVGSLDMDAQGIARRPDGKVVFIEGALPFELVSVNVHRKKNNWEQGTVTQIHHESSQRVRPGCPHFGLHAGACGGCKMQHLEASAQVAIKQRVLEDNLWHLGKVKAETLLRPIEGPTWGYRYRARLSVRYVIKKGEVLIGFHERKSRYIADMKVCPVLPPHVSRMLLPLRALIGQMEARETLPQLELACGDEVTALVLRHLEPLSEGDKALLRAFAAEHQVQWWLQPKGPDTVHLLDEGGAQLSYGLPDFGITMPFRPTDFTQVNPFINRVLVARALRLLQAQKTERVIDWFCGLGNFTLPIATQAGQVLGIEGAETLVARSRDNYARNQATRPEGQSLAPTQFVARNLFEMTPAMLVADGTADKWLVDPPREGAFALSKALAELHENQDLRQGWTPPKRIVYVSCNPATLARDAGILVHRAGYRCVAAGVINMFAHTAHVESMAVFELA, encoded by the coding sequence ATGAGCGATCCAGACATTTCCCTATCCCAAGCCCACGCCGACGAACCCAGCCACTCCAGCGCCGACCTGCCCGAGGGCTGGCTGCGAGTCGGCTCCCTGGACATGGATGCCCAAGGCATCGCCCGCCGACCTGATGGCAAAGTCGTGTTCATCGAAGGCGCTTTGCCTTTCGAGTTGGTGTCGGTCAACGTGCACCGAAAAAAGAACAACTGGGAGCAGGGCACCGTCACCCAGATCCACCACGAATCCTCCCAACGCGTGCGGCCCGGTTGCCCCCATTTCGGCCTGCATGCCGGGGCCTGCGGCGGCTGCAAGATGCAGCACCTCGAAGCCTCGGCCCAGGTGGCCATCAAACAACGCGTGCTCGAAGACAACCTCTGGCACTTGGGCAAGGTCAAAGCCGAAACGCTGCTGCGCCCGATCGAGGGGCCAACTTGGGGCTACCGCTACCGCGCCCGCCTGTCGGTGCGCTACGTGATCAAAAAAGGCGAAGTGCTGATCGGCTTCCACGAACGCAAAAGCCGCTACATCGCCGACATGAAGGTGTGCCCGGTCTTGCCGCCCCATGTCAGCCGCATGTTGCTGCCATTGCGCGCCCTGATTGGGCAGATGGAAGCTCGCGAAACCCTGCCCCAGCTGGAATTGGCTTGTGGCGACGAGGTCACGGCCCTGGTGCTGCGCCACCTGGAGCCCTTGAGCGAGGGCGACAAAGCCCTGCTGCGGGCGTTTGCTGCCGAGCACCAGGTGCAGTGGTGGTTGCAGCCCAAAGGCCCGGACACGGTGCATTTGCTGGACGAGGGTGGCGCGCAACTGAGTTACGGTCTGCCCGACTTTGGCATCACCATGCCGTTTCGACCCACCGACTTCACCCAGGTCAACCCCTTCATCAACCGCGTGCTGGTGGCCCGGGCGCTGCGCCTGTTGCAAGCGCAAAAGACCGAGCGGGTGATCGACTGGTTCTGTGGTTTGGGCAACTTCACACTGCCCATCGCCACGCAAGCGGGGCAGGTACTCGGCATTGAAGGGGCCGAAACACTGGTCGCGCGGTCACGCGACAACTACGCCCGCAACCAAGCCACTCGGCCTGAAGGCCAAAGTTTGGCCCCCACACAGTTTGTGGCGCGTAATTTGTTTGAGATGACGCCCGCGATGCTGGTGGCCGACGGCACCGCCGACAAATGGTTGGTGGACCCACCGCGCGAAGGCGCTTTTGCCCTGAGCAAGGCCTTGGCCGAGTTGCACGAAAACCAGGACCTGCGCCAAGGCTGGACTCCGCCCAAGCGGATTGTGTATGTGAGCTGCAACCCCGCCACGCTGGCCCGGGATGCGGGCATTTTGGTGCACCGTGCGGGCTACCGCTGCGTGGCCGCAGGGGTCATCAACATGTTTGCGCACACGGCCCATGTGGAGAGCATGGCAGTGTTTGAGCTGGCGTGA
- a CDS encoding peptidoglycan DD-metalloendopeptidase family protein — protein sequence MMFREVSRFWLASLALMVVAGCTSSPRAPAPVETRGSSPKVSAPAAVPAAEAVKVMPGAENAGKPGYYTVQRGDTLTRIALDHGQTWRDLVSWNSLANANLIEVGQVLRVAPPGASVEAGGVVVQPIGGTAPVATPTKPAPAPPTAPVAHDEGLGFAWPASGSVIAGFDEAKNKGLDIAGNAGDPVLAAADGQVVYAGAGLRGYGNLIILKHNNTFLTAYAHNQALLVKEDQKVRKGQKIAEMGKTDADRVKLHFEIRRQGKPVDPAKYLSAR from the coding sequence ATGATGTTTCGTGAAGTTTCCCGTTTTTGGCTCGCATCTTTGGCTCTGATGGTGGTGGCCGGGTGTACCTCTTCCCCGCGTGCGCCAGCACCGGTGGAAACACGCGGCTCCAGTCCCAAAGTCAGCGCCCCAGCCGCTGTGCCAGCAGCCGAGGCGGTGAAGGTCATGCCGGGGGCAGAAAACGCGGGCAAACCGGGTTATTACACCGTGCAACGCGGCGACACCTTGACCCGCATTGCCTTGGACCACGGCCAGACCTGGCGCGATCTGGTCAGTTGGAACAGCCTGGCCAACGCCAACTTGATCGAAGTGGGGCAGGTCCTGCGTGTGGCACCTCCTGGCGCCTCGGTCGAAGCCGGTGGTGTGGTGGTGCAGCCGATTGGGGGCACTGCCCCCGTGGCCACACCCACCAAGCCAGCGCCAGCGCCCCCAACTGCACCCGTTGCCCATGACGAGGGTTTAGGTTTTGCCTGGCCCGCCAGCGGCAGCGTGATTGCTGGGTTTGACGAGGCCAAAAACAAGGGCCTCGACATTGCCGGCAACGCAGGCGACCCGGTGTTGGCTGCCGCCGACGGCCAGGTGGTGTATGCCGGTGCGGGTTTGCGCGGTTATGGCAACCTGATCATCCTCAAGCACAACAACACCTTTTTGACAGCCTATGCCCACAACCAGGCCTTGCTGGTCAAGGAGGACCAGAAAGTGCGCAAGGGTCAGAAAATTGCCGAAATGGGCAAGACCGATGCCGACCGCGTCAAGCTTCATTTCGAGATCCGCCGTCAAGGCAAACCGGTGGACCCGGCCAAGTACCTCTCCGCGCGTTGA
- a CDS encoding protein-L-isoaspartate(D-aspartate) O-methyltransferase → MKPRPSFPAKLPPSGGRSAATSNPQPLQANPRPAAGQVAHKAPPSAAPGRLAAVPAMPVSSGLGLDSSAVRARMVAKLAEQGVQDPWVLQAMGQVERHRFVESALVGQAYEDTSLPIGLGQTISKPNVVARMIELLRQDAPGKLGRVLEIGTGCGYQAAVLSCVATEVYSIERLRGLHEKAKKNLLPFRLPNVHLMLGDGMLGFPKGAPYAGIISAAGGEDVPSVWLEQLAVGARLVAPTVTATGQQALVVIRKTATGFDRQVLEAVHFVPLKSGIA, encoded by the coding sequence ATGAAACCCAGGCCCAGTTTTCCCGCCAAACTGCCTCCTTCCGGGGGCCGGTCTGCGGCCACTTCAAACCCGCAGCCGCTCCAAGCCAATCCACGTCCCGCAGCAGGGCAGGTGGCGCACAAAGCGCCGCCCAGCGCTGCGCCGGGGCGGCTTGCAGCGGTGCCTGCCATGCCGGTGTCCAGCGGTCTGGGCTTGGATTCGAGCGCGGTGCGCGCCCGCATGGTGGCCAAATTGGCCGAGCAAGGCGTGCAGGACCCCTGGGTCTTGCAGGCCATGGGCCAGGTGGAGCGGCACCGTTTTGTCGAATCCGCCTTGGTGGGGCAAGCTTACGAGGACACCAGCTTGCCCATCGGTTTGGGGCAAACGATTTCCAAACCGAATGTGGTGGCCCGCATGATCGAGTTGCTGCGGCAAGATGCGCCTGGCAAGCTGGGGCGGGTGCTCGAAATTGGCACCGGCTGCGGCTACCAGGCGGCGGTGCTCAGCTGTGTGGCCACCGAGGTTTACAGCATAGAGCGCCTGCGTGGCTTGCACGAAAAAGCCAAAAAAAACCTGCTGCCTTTTCGCTTGCCCAATGTGCACCTGATGCTGGGCGACGGCATGCTGGGCTTTCCCAAAGGTGCCCCTTACGCCGGGATCATTTCGGCGGCCGGTGGCGAGGACGTGCCTTCGGTCTGGTTGGAACAATTGGCCGTGGGGGCCAGGCTGGTGGCCCCCACGGTCACCGCCACGGGCCAGCAGGCGCTGGTGGTGATTCGCAAAACCGCCACAGGCTTTGACCGACAGGTCTTGGAGGCGGTTCACTTTGTGCCTCTAAAATCGGGGATTGCATGA
- the surE gene encoding 5'/3'-nucleotidase SurE: MKILISNDDGFRADGIVALHAALQAIADVEVVAPEHNNSAKSNALTLHTPLYVNRAENGFRYVNGTPADCVHIALTGLLGYRPDLVISGINNGANMGDDTLYSGTVGAAMEGYLFGIPAIAVSQIDKGWAHLDAAANTVARMVQQMMDQSLIGTLPWLLNVNIPNLPLDQIKPPKVCRLGRRHAAEPVITQVDPRGQTMYWIGAAGAAMDDSAGTDFHAADLGHVVVTPLKVDLTEHDHLQAWSQTCARLWQQDGA; the protein is encoded by the coding sequence ATGAAAATCCTGATCTCCAACGACGATGGCTTTCGGGCCGACGGCATCGTCGCCCTGCACGCGGCACTCCAGGCCATTGCCGATGTTGAAGTGGTGGCCCCAGAACACAACAACAGCGCCAAATCCAATGCCTTGACCCTGCACACCCCGCTGTACGTCAACCGGGCCGAGAACGGGTTCCGCTATGTCAACGGCACACCCGCAGACTGTGTGCACATCGCCTTGACTGGTTTGCTCGGCTATCGCCCGGACTTGGTGATCTCGGGCATCAACAACGGCGCCAACATGGGCGACGACACCTTGTACTCGGGCACGGTGGGCGCGGCGATGGAGGGTTATTTGTTTGGCATTCCGGCCATCGCAGTGTCGCAAATCGACAAAGGCTGGGCGCATCTGGATGCAGCGGCCAACACCGTTGCCCGCATGGTCCAGCAAATGATGGACCAGAGTTTGATTGGCACTCTCCCCTGGTTGCTGAATGTGAACATCCCCAACTTGCCTTTGGATCAGATCAAGCCGCCCAAGGTGTGTCGCCTCGGGCGGCGGCATGCGGCCGAGCCGGTCATCACCCAGGTGGACCCCAGGGGCCAGACCATGTACTGGATTGGCGCCGCCGGTGCAGCCATGGACGACAGTGCAGGCACCGATTTCCATGCAGCTGATTTGGGGCATGTCGTGGTCACGCCTTTGAAGGTGGATTTGACGGAACACGATCACCTGCAGGCCTGGAGCCAGACCTGCGCGCGGCTTTGGCAACAGGACGGGGCATGA
- a CDS encoding NADPH:quinone oxidoreductase family protein — MHAWLCENPTGVDALTWKELPTPTPGPGQVLIQIEAASLNFPDLLIVQNKYQMKPELPFVPGSEYAGKVEAVGEGVTHLKVGQSVACLSGTGGFGTHTLAPAKLCMPLPAGFPATDGAAFIMTYATSHHALVDRAALQAGETVLVLGAAGGVGTAAIQIAKAMGAKVIAAASTDEKCALCTSLGADATINYSTQNLREALKSLTEGKGPDVVYDPVGGDLAEPAFRSIAWRGRYLVVGFAGGPIPSLPLNLPLLKGASLVGVFWGEFARREPQANAAMMGELAQWYGQGKIKPVLDRTMPMNELKAAYTLMGSRSVMGKLVMVN; from the coding sequence ATGCATGCTTGGCTTTGCGAGAACCCCACGGGCGTAGACGCCCTCACCTGGAAAGAACTGCCCACCCCCACACCCGGGCCCGGCCAGGTGCTCATCCAGATTGAAGCGGCCAGCCTGAATTTCCCCGACCTGCTGATCGTTCAAAACAAATACCAAATGAAGCCCGAGTTGCCCTTTGTGCCGGGCTCCGAATACGCGGGCAAGGTGGAAGCCGTGGGCGAAGGTGTGACGCACCTCAAAGTTGGGCAGAGCGTGGCCTGCCTGTCGGGTACTGGCGGCTTTGGCACCCACACCCTGGCCCCGGCCAAACTGTGCATGCCTTTGCCTGCCGGTTTTCCGGCCACCGATGGTGCGGCCTTCATCATGACCTATGCCACCTCGCACCATGCGCTGGTGGACCGCGCCGCCCTCCAAGCGGGTGAAACCGTGCTGGTGCTCGGCGCCGCGGGCGGCGTGGGCACGGCGGCCATCCAGATTGCCAAAGCCATGGGGGCCAAAGTCATTGCAGCGGCATCCACCGACGAAAAATGCGCCCTGTGCACGAGCTTGGGCGCCGATGCCACCATCAACTACAGCACCCAAAACCTGCGCGAGGCCCTGAAAAGCCTGACCGAAGGCAAAGGCCCTGACGTGGTGTATGACCCCGTGGGCGGCGATCTGGCCGAGCCCGCCTTCCGTTCCATCGCTTGGCGCGGGCGCTACCTGGTGGTGGGCTTTGCAGGCGGCCCCATCCCCTCGCTGCCACTGAACCTGCCCTTGCTCAAGGGCGCATCGCTGGTGGGTGTGTTTTGGGGCGAATTTGCCAGACGCGAGCCACAAGCCAACGCTGCCATGATGGGCGAGCTGGCCCAGTGGTACGGCCAAGGCAAGATCAAACCCGTGCTGGACCGCACCATGCCCATGAACGAACTCAAAGCCGCCTACACCCTCATGGGTTCGCGCAGCGTCATGGGCAAGCTGGTGATGGTCAACTGA
- a CDS encoding SDR family NAD(P)-dependent oxidoreductase, producing the protein MKKTEHTSPVVVVTGGARGIGLEICNTFLKRDYRVAALDIDKATLAKTEASFNNPSFLAIACDVSKPAQVSRAMDRVEKKFGRIDALVNNAGVAIFKPILEVTWQDWRTIMDTNLDGAFWCTQACAKVMLKNGGGSVVNIASISGLRASTLRVAYGTSKAALIHLTKQQAAELGDVGIRVNCVAPGPVATEMAKLVHSKAIIKDYHDTIPMNRYGSTEEIANAVAFLCSREASYINGQTIAVDGGFDAAGVGLPTLRKSRTVASTRTSAK; encoded by the coding sequence ATGAAAAAAACTGAACATACGAGCCCTGTGGTGGTGGTCACGGGCGGCGCTCGCGGCATTGGTTTGGAGATTTGCAACACGTTTTTGAAACGCGACTACCGCGTTGCGGCACTGGACATTGACAAGGCAACGCTTGCAAAAACAGAAGCCAGCTTCAACAACCCCAGTTTCTTGGCGATTGCCTGTGATGTGTCCAAGCCAGCGCAGGTGTCTCGCGCCATGGATCGCGTCGAGAAAAAATTTGGCCGAATCGATGCCCTGGTCAACAACGCAGGCGTGGCCATTTTTAAACCGATCCTGGAAGTGACCTGGCAAGATTGGCGCACCATCATGGACACCAATTTGGACGGCGCCTTTTGGTGCACACAGGCATGCGCCAAAGTCATGCTCAAAAACGGCGGCGGCAGTGTGGTCAACATTGCCTCCATCTCCGGTCTGAGGGCCAGCACACTGCGTGTGGCCTACGGCACCAGCAAAGCGGCCCTCATCCACCTCACCAAACAGCAAGCTGCAGAGTTGGGCGATGTGGGCATTCGTGTGAACTGCGTCGCGCCAGGCCCCGTGGCCACCGAAATGGCCAAGCTGGTTCACAGCAAGGCCATCATCAAAGACTACCACGACACCATTCCCATGAACCGGTATGGCAGCACCGAAGAGATTGCCAACGCCGTGGCTTTTCTTTGCAGCCGTGAGGCCAGTTATATCAATGGCCAAACCATTGCTGTAGACGGTGGATTTGATGCCGCAGGTGTGGGCTTGCCGACCTTGCGCAAAAGCCGTACGGTCGCATCAACTCGGACAAGCGCAAAGTAA